ACGTTGTTAGCCTCTCAAAATAATGAGGAGGGGGCTAGTGTAGCATTTCTCAGCATGCTGCCCTTCATGGTGCTGGCTGCTTTAACTGTTCTTAAACTAGGATGCTGTGTCTGCTTAAGTTGGCACTAGACACTCCACCTAACTTCTCTAGACTCGCATTTGTTCGACTGGGGCGACAACTCCTAAAGATTTGATACGGCCTGTTGGTTAAATCTGAATTAAATTTCtctattgagatttttttgtaACAGCCCTTGAGATAAAAATGGGAATCCCCGTGGGGTGTTGTGGAACCAGAATTGGGACTAACTGACCCTCACACAGGCTGGGATTGTGAGGATGTTGGTAGTCTCTCTTCCACGTAATTATTTCATGAGTACCTTCTCATTTTTAACAATATCAACAATTAGTGTGTTTCAGGCTAAGATTAAAAGCATCTCTAGGGCCATAGAGAATTGTAATGAGTTGaccttctcttttttcatatCTCCATGAAATGATTGCCTATTTAGAAAGTTCACCTGCCACCCAGGGGGATTTAGGAAGCAGGAGTTTCCCTTAGGCCAGGCTGTCCAAATCCCTCACTTAACGGGcgaggaaaacagaggcacagagatgaAATGGCTTGACTCAAAACACAGCTGGTGAAAGACTGGAAAGTTCAAAAGACGTTTGCTGAATTTCTCTAGAATGTAGGGATCCTCATCCTCAAGCTTGAATCGGTCTAGATCTTTCTGCTTTGAAGACTGGATTTAAAATTCTTAGAACTGAGTCAAATGGCAGGAAGActgatttgacaaatatttattgggcatcaaCCTCCAGATGTGCCAGCACCATCTAGGCACAGGGGTAAGGTCAGTGAGGGCTTAGGCCGTGGGGttgagggctgggggcagggaaggctgGAGGTGGAACATAAATAAGCAATTGCTGATGCCCTCCTTGGTGATTAAACATTGATGTTGGTGTTGTATTATTTTGCAGGTAAAGATGAGCCCAGCAGCTACACATGTACAACTTGCAAACAGCCATTCACCAGTGCATGGTTTCTCTTGCAACACGCACAGAACACTCATGGATTAAGAATCTACTTAGAAAGCGAACACGGAAGTCCCCTGACCCCGCGGGTTGGTATCCCTTCAGGACTAGGTGCAGAATGTCCTTCCCAGCCACCTCTCCATGGGATTCATATTGCAGACAATAACCCCTTTAACCTGCTAAGAATACCAGGATCAGTATCCAGAGAGGCTTCCGGCCTGGCAGAAGGGCGCTTTCCACCCACTCCCCCCCTGTTTAGTCCACCACCGAGACATCACTTGGACCCCCACCGCATAGAGCGCCTGGGGGCGGAAGAGATGGCCCTGGCCACCCATCACCCGAGTGCCTTTGACAGGGTGCTGCGGTTGAATCCAATGGCTATGGAGCCTCCCGCCATGGATTTCTCTAGGAGACTTAGAGAGCTGGCAGGGAACACGTCTAGCCCACCGCTGTCCCCAGGCCGGCCCAGCCCTATGCAAAGGTTACTGCAACCATTCCAGCCAGGTAGCAAGCCGCCCTTCCTGGCGACGCCCCCACTCCCTCCTCTGCAAtccgcccctcctccctcccagcccccggtCAAGTCCAAGTCATGTGAGTTCTGCGGCAAGACGTTCAAATTTCAGAGCAACCTGGTGGTGCATCGGCGCAGCCACACGGGCGAGAAGCCCTACAAGTGCAACCTGTGCGACCACGCGTGCACACAGGCCAGCAAGCTGAAGCGCCACATGAAGACGCACATGCACAAGTCGTCCCCCATGACGGTCAAGTCCGACGACGGCCTCTCCACCGCCAGCTCCCCGGAACCCGGCACCAGCGACCTGGTGGGCAGCGCCAGCAGCGCGCTCAAGTCCGTGGTGGCCAAGTTCAAGAGCGAGAACGACCCCAACTTGATCCCGGAGAATGGGgacgaggaggaagaggaggacgacgaggaagaagaagaagaggaggaagaggaggaggaggagctgacgGAGAGCGAGAGGGTGGACTACGGCTTCGGGCTGAGCCTGGAGGCGGCGCGCCACCACGAGAACAGCTCGCGGGGCGCGGTGGTGGGCGTGGGCGACGAGGGCCGTGCCCTGCCCGACGTCATGCAGGGCATGGTGCTCAGCTCCATGCAGCACTTCAGCGAGGCCTTCCACCAGGTCCTGGGCGAGAAGCATAAGCGCGGCCACCTGGCCGAGGCCGAGGGCCACAGGGACACATGCGACGAAGACTCGGTGGCCGGTGAGTCGGACCGCATAGACGATGGCACTGTTAACGGCCGCGGCTGCTCCCCGGGCGAGTCGGCCTCGGGGGGCCTGTCCAAAAAGCTGCTGCTGGGCAGCCCCAGCTCACTGAGCCCCTTCTCCAAGCGCATCAAGCTCGAGAAGGAGTTCGACCTGCCCCCGGCCGCGATGCCCAACACGGAGAATGTGTACTCGCAGTGGCTCGCCGGCTACGCGGCCTCCAGGCAGCTCAAAGATCCCTTCCTTAGCTTCGGAGACTCCAGACAATCGCCTTTCGCCTCCTCGTCGGAGCACTCCTCGGAGAACGGAAGCTTGCGCTTCTCCACGCCGCCCGGGGAGCTGGACGGAGGGATCTCGGGGCGCAGCGGCACGGGAAGTGGAGGGAGCACGCCCCATATTAGTGGTCCGGGCCCGGGCAGGCCCAGCTCAAAAGAGGGCAGACGCAGCGACACTTGTGAGTACTGTGGGAAAGTCTTCAAGAACTGTAGCAATCTCACTGTCCACAGGAGAAGCCACACGGGCGAAAGGCCTTATAAATGCGAGCTGTGCAACTATGCCTGTGCCCAGAGTAGCAAGCTCACCAGGCACATGAAAACGCATGGCCAGGTGGGGAAGGACGTTTACAAATGTGAAATTTGTAAGATGCCTTTTAGCGTGTACAGTACCCTggagaaacacatgaaaaaatggcACAGTGATCGAGTGTTGAATAATGATATAAAAACTGAATAGAGGTATATTAATacccctccctcactcccacctgCCACATCCTTTTTTCatcaccctcccctttccccatcgCCCTCCAGCCCCACACCCTGTAGGATTTTTTTCTAGTCCCATGTGAtttaaacatacaaacaaacaaacagaagtaacGGAAGCTAAGAATATGAGAGTGCTTGTCACCAGCacacctgttttgttttgttttttttctttttctttttctttttttcctttatgttctCACCGTTTGAATGCATGATCTGTATGGGGCAATACTATTGCATTTTACGCAAACTTTGAGCCTTTCTCTTGTGCAATAATTTACATGttgtgtatgttttttgtttttttttttaaacttagacaGCATGTATGGTATGTTATGGCTATTTTAAATTGTCCCCGATTCGTTGCTGAGAAAACATGTTGCTGTTTCCAGTTCCGttctgagagaaaaagagagagagagagaaaaagaccaTGCTGCATACATTCTGTAATACATATCATGTACAGTTTTCTTTTATAACGTGAGGAGGGAAAACAGTCTTTGGATTAACCCTCTATAGACAGAATAGATGGCACTGAAAGCAAATCTCTACAAGCTAAATGTCTGTCTCTAAAGGGTTAAATATATCAATTAGAGATGAAGGAAAGGCCTTGAATTGacaaattaacagaaaaataaaacaagtttattctatcatttggttttaaaatatgagtgCCTTGGATCTATTAAAACCACATTGATGGTTCTTTCTACTTGTTATAAACTTGTAGCTTAATTCAGCATTGGGTGAGGTAATAAACCTTAGGACCTAGAGTATAATTCTATATTGTATTTCTCACAACAATGGCTACCTAAAAATATGACCCATTATGTCCTAGTTAATCATCATTTTCCCTTTCGTTTAATCTTGTAAGCAAAACTGATTATACCAGTATAAAAGCTATTTTGCTCCTGGTGAGAGCTTAAAAGAAATGGGCTCTTTTgcccaaagttttattttttttaaatgatgattaaATTGAATGTGCAACGTGCAAAAGCTCTGGAACACGATTAAATACATTAGTAAGgaattcattttatgaagataacttgttttaaataatgtcttttgaaaaaaattctggcaCCAGAAGAAATAGATCCAGATCTACTTGGTTGTCAAATGGACAATCAAACGATAAACTTTAAGACCTTGAATAGCATGTTAAAAAGGAGAGACTGACAATAAGGTTTGACAGAGggtaacagaggaaaaaaatatgtgattTATTAGCACAATGTGGTACTATTTGCCATTTTAAACTAGAACAGGTGTATAAGCTAATATTGATACAATGATGATTAACTATGAATTCTTAAGACTTGCGTTTAAATGTGACattcttaaaaaagaagagaaagaattttaagaGTAGCAGTATATATGTCTGTGCTCCCTAAAATttgtacttcatttcttttccatacaCTGTGTGCTATTTGTGTTAACATGAAAGAggattcattgtttttattttatttttttaattttttcttttttattaagctAGCATCTGCCCCAGTTGGTGTTCAAATAGCACTTGACTCTGCCTGTAATATCTGTATCTTTTCTCTAATCAGAGATACAGAGGTTGAGTATAAAATAAACCTGCTCAGATAGGACAATTAAGTGCACTGTACAATTTTCCCAGTTTACAGGTCTATACTTAAGGGAAAAGTTGCAAGaatgctgaaaaaaataatttgaacacAATCTCATTgatgagcatttaaaaaaaaaaactaaaaaaaactttGCCCGCCATTTACTTGACTAATGAGCTTACTTACTCGGACTCAACATTGCAAGCGCTGTGAATGGAAAACAGAATACACTTAACATAGAAATGAATGATTGCTTTCGCTTCTACAGTGCAAGGATTTTTTTGTACAaaacttttttaaatataaatgttaagaaaaaaagaattttttaaaaaaacacttcattATGTTTAGGGGGGAACTGCATTTTAGGGTTCCATTGTCTTGGTGGTGTTACAAGACttgttatccatttaaaaatggtAGTGGAAATTCTATGCCTTGGATACACACCGCTCTTcaggttgtaaaaaaaaaaaaacatacattggGGAAAGGTTTAAGATTATATAGTACTTAAATATAGGAAAATGCACACTCATGTTGATTCCTATGCTAAAACACATTTATggtcttttttctgtatttctagaATGGTATTTGAATTAAATGTTCATCTAGTGTTAGGCACTATAGTATTTATATTGAAGCTTGTATTTTTAACTGTTGCTTGTTCTCTTAAAAGGTATCAATGTACCTTTTTTggtagtggaaaaaaaaaaagacaggctgccacagtatatttttttaatttggcaggATAATATAGTGCAAATTATTTgtatgcttcaaaaaaaaaaaagagaaacaaaaaagtgtgacattgtacagatgagaagcCATATAATGGCGGTTTGGGGGAGCCTGCTAGAATGTCACACGGATGGCTGTCATAGGGGTTGTACATatccttttttgttcctttttcctgCTGCCATGCTGTATGCAGTACTGCAAGCTAATAACGTTGGTTTGTTATGTAGTGTGCTTTTTGTCCCTTTCCTTCTATCACCCTACATTCCAGCATCTTACCTTCATATgcagtaaaagaaagaaagaaaaaaaaaaaaggaaaaaaaaaaaaaccaatgttttgcagtttttttcattGCCAAAAACTAAATGGTGCTTTATATTTAGATTGGAAAGAATTTCATATGCAAAGCATATTAAAGAGAAAGCCCGCTTTAGTCAATACTTTTTTGTAAATGGCAATGCAGAATATTTTGTTATTGGCCTTTTCTATTCCTGTAATGAAAGCTGTTTGTCGTAActtgaaattttatcttttactaTGGGAGTCACTATTTATTATTGCTTATGTGCCCTGTTCAAAACAGAGGCACTTAAtttgatcttttatttttctttgtttttattttttttttatttggatgACCAAAGGTCATTACAACCTGgctttttattgtatttgtttCTGGTCTTTGTTAAGTTCTATTGGAAAAACCACTGTCTGTGTTTTTTTGGCAGTTGTCTGCATTAACCTGTTCATACACCCATTTTGTccctttattgaaaaaaataaaaaaattaaagtacacaATGTAAGCTTCTTGTGTCCTCATTTGACACACTCTGTAAATTACTTTCAAGAAAATAACAGGTTTTAAGAGAAGGCCAGTCagtctttttcaagattatttctaTGGGCATTTTGATGCGTGTATTATACCCCAAAGGAACATAAAATACTTACTATATTAAAATAGACATATCTCAAGCCATGGAAATAGTTTAGACTTTATAATTCTAGAATAATTTTCGAGAAATGGAAAGTGTTTTCAGTCTGATGTTAAAAACTTCCCCTCCATCTCTTAGCAGTAATCCattcagatataaatgaaaaacttACTGATAATAGCATCTTAAACCTTTATTccctttggatttttttgttcttgttgtctAAAAGTTCTTTTCTATTCTCCCGTCATGCCCTATCTTAGAACATAATGtaaaaaggttgtttttttttttttaatcagctctTTTGTTTCCACATAAGAGTCTTTCCTCATACCAAAAATAATCCCACCCCTCAAATCTAAAAATCCAGAAACGAAAGCATCAGGTAAAAGAGagaggggggggaaaaaaaataaagaaagaaagcagtAACTAGGAGTTTAGCCAGCTTTGGCCAAATCTGTGGAATCAGCCACTAATTTCCTGAGATATATGGTGGTTTGCTTTGTGATTCTGAGATCCTAGGGACCCTAGTTGGGACAGATGTTGTAGCTGTTTTTATAGGGTCTTCCTGGTTGATAGCAAATGAGGGTGGGAATACCCTTCAATTATCTTTTGGCCTACCAACAGATTTATAAAATGAAGCAACGTCTTTGAAAAGCAAGTTAGGTCTGTTTTAAAAACCCCTCCTTAGAAATCTGTGTTGTCAGTTTTACAAATACTGCATGTTGCAGCATCTATTTGCTTTATTAAAACACATACCTCTGTGACACTGTCTCCCTGTTCCCAGTGTAGATGAATGGATACGaccttgttcttctttttgtaaaaaccaaaacaaaaaccgtTCTGTTGTCTTGTGGTAGCATTTCTGTTGCTCAGTTCTTATGCCCTGGTGCCTTGTGAGGTGGCCTTTTCACAGAATGCCTTTTATCTGAGGCAagaattgttttatctttctaaaatatagagaaagtaagtgtatttttttaaagtctgtttggGTGGGAAGCAGAGAGTGGAGGCAGAGAGGAATCCGGTAAGAGATGATCTGGGAGAGCATTAATGGTACAGGAGCTGGGATGGAATGAGGGGGTACTTGCAGAACTTGATAACTGGCAGTGAAGTGAGGGGTGATGTATGTGTTTTAGATGAGTTTAACTTCACAAGTGAATCCAGAATGCTGTTCAAGACAGATAGAAATATTCTTCAAGTGCCCTGCCAGTTTCAGACATGGTGACTTCTGCTCCACCATATTAAATGTCCATAAAACCGCTGTGTGTTCCTATTACTCTTTTATTAGGAGCTATGAGTACAGCTGTGCAGGTTTTATGTACAGTGTTCATTTAAATTTCTCAGTATATGATGCTCTTAGTGTAATTAGGTTTTGCATCCTGACAGACAGAATTAATGGTGGATACTGTGTGCTTGTATGCTCAAATTTCTTAAATGGGGAATGGGGAGGGTGCAAACATCTGGTGATAAATCACAGATTATGTTTGATTTACATGGTCccaaagttaaataaatttattgggaGACAGGTTCTTCAGGGTTCTCAGTCTCCTGACTTATTGAAgtccttttataaaatataatttctgaagCTGCGTGAACAATAGAAGCCTGAAAACCTAGGCAACAAGAATATAACTTATAAATGACATCTTGTATCTGGAACCCTAAACTTAAAAAtcttaatataaaataacaaaaaacatttCCAGCAGTAGGATGAATTCATGATAAAGCTTTAAAACGAGGAACTACTAAGGACATGAACACATTTCAAAATTCTCAACTTAAGTTTATGTGACACCCCTGACGTGTTGAATGCAATGTTCTCTACATACTTGAACTCCTAAAGCTTAAAATGTTCCTTTCTATCTTCATTTTGAGAACAATTTAATAAACAGGAATACACTAAATACTATTTCTAACAGATTTTAACCCAGACACTCTCCAGTACATGTACTACCTTCATCCTGAAACCAGTAACTCTCCCCTCTCTGCTTAGGACCTACAAAAAGAGTGAGACGAACATATTTTAAAGGTTGCTAAAAAGTGAGGTGAAcgcttgggtcttcgtttgtacCAGCAATGGCAGGAAGTGTGAAGTAGCTGAGTTTTTCCCAGGGCATTCTGTGATAGAACTGTTTATTTAAATACCATTTGTGTATATGCAATAAGTTCATACTGTATATATTCATAATGCTTGAAGTGAGGACTTGAAAGGAAGTGGCGGTGGGGGCTAGATATCATTTCATTTGGAGAAATAAGGAAATGAGCTGGTTTATTCACAGACACTAAAAGTTTGTTAAAAGGTACTGGGATATTTCAGGCCTTCCTGGAAAGGAGTTGAGAAGCCTCAGGCCCCATTCTGTCCTGCTTCAAACACTTTACTCTCAGAGAGTGAGGGAGGAAATAACAGTGTTTTCGTTTTTTAAACCCCTCCCCTGCTCCATACACACAAACATGATTTCTTATGACTGTGTTGTAGTCGTGTGTTCTTCATTATGATTCTGTTACTCCATTGTCCCTGGGCCTGGTGTGTTCAAGAATGTACACATCCTATGCTCTTTTTTTCAGACtacttcccatttaaaaaaaaaaaaaaattgtgggacTTTTGCTGGTATGAGGATAGGATTGGCAGTGTTCTTTAAACCTGcttggaaaaatgttttttaaaagactgttaaCTTTTAAAAGGCATTAGCCACTTAGCAAATTTTCCTAAGTGTCTCCTAAGGCCCTGCAGCTTTCCCAATTAAGAATAAATGAACCCGTTTTTAGAGACATGGACCTCAGAACACATAGATGGAGCTGGGATTATGTACATTTATTCCAAGGTTGCTTTAGCTACAAATTGTAGACATGGGTTGGTGGGTCTGTTCTTTTGCTTGCTGTCATCTTGTTATCCCATTAGCCCGCTGTTTCATTTAGTAAAACACATGGCCAGTGAATCAGCCTTTAAGGGGATGggcctatttctctctctctctctatttcccAGTGTCATTCATGATCATGGGATGCGATCAATTCCTCCCTTTCACATGGGAGAGGAGACCAATACAGTTCACGTGGGTCCATTGTACTCAACAACCTAAACTTGGCTGAAGGCAACTCAATGGTTGATCCAAATACTGTTTTCCCTTTCTGTAAAGTGATAAAGGGAGCATTTATCAGGTCTTTATGATGGCAGAAAAGGCAAATTAAGCCATTTCCCCAAAGTCTATCCTTTAAAGCAGGACCCCCAAACCCATAGGGGGGCTGTGCTTTTAAATAACAGTGGATGTGGTACATGCCCATGCTAGCTATACTTTGTCTGTTAGGATTTTAAATATTGGTAGCAGGTCTGACAAAGGGGTTTGATGGGGGTATCAGCGAAAGGGGCCTCAACGACAGTGACTTAGGGTTGGGCTGGGAATGGAATTCCCAGGAGCCCACCTGGACACAGCAGGCCCCTCAGCCCAGGTCTCCACTGCTCAGGGGGGGGATTCGAGAAAGCAGCTGAGCTCCAGACCCTGGGCCTCCTGCGGCGCCAAGTCAGGGGAGAGGAGGCCCCAGGCCCCTGCTTCGGGTCGCCATGGCAACGAGGCCTGGAATGCCACAGTCGTAGCCCTCTTCCTCGGCACATCCGGACTCCCAGTTCTGCTGCTTCGAGTCAATGTACAAAGCAAGGGAGGAACCCTGGAGGAAAATAAccactcccttcttcccttcaccACTGCCTTGTCcccttacaaaaaagaaaaaaaagaaaagaaaactgcatgtTTGAAAGAAACTACAGGCAGTTTTTGGTGCCATTTGGGAGCAACTATTTTGAGTTCTGGTTTCCTCTTCAGAGATTTGTTCGCCTCTTGTAAATCGTTGGCTGCTTTGACGTTGAACTTGATGACATTTCATGTTTTCGTTGTGCTGCTTTTAcatcaattttgatttttttgtttctttataattttattattattttaaggaaatgtccccctccctcctccttcccctgttCTCCTCAACCAAAGGACTGTTTCCTACTCAGTTTTCTCAGTCATAAGGGAAAGTGTTTCCTTCCAGGTGTGTCCCCAGCTTATTAGGACTGTCCTATGATCGGGGAGGGGGTCTGGGTCCTTTGGGGGAAGGCGGGGAGGGAGGCATGGGGAAGGCACTCAGAGGTCAGAgatttgggggaggtgggggagattGAGTTTGAAATCATGTTTAAGATGCCGGTGGCTCAACCTGTGCTTGATttaagttataattttaaaaagctagttaGAGAACAGAAAATGACTGGGCCAAGTCAcacctgtactttttttttccccctcctctgtCTCCAACCTCTTTCTAGGTTCTTCACACACCCCCGTTCGGCGTAGTACCCAGAGAGCTCAAGATGTGTGGCAGTTTTCGGATGGAAGCTCGAGAGCCCTTAAGTTCTGAGAAAATTTGAACCCCCAGGGGCGGGGTGGACGCGTGCCGCCCAGCCGACATCTGCGTGGTCTGTCATCCTGCTAGTTTGTGATGTTTTCTGACAGTAGCCTCCAAGAAGCCGTTGTGCGAAGACAGAGTCCTGCAGCGTCCTTCCTGCCCGGGCCTGCAgtgccattttatttatattttttaataaaaagtaaaaacaaaaaaacagacccaCATTGGAACAGTGAATCAGTCCCATTTTGAGGGCCCATGGACCATCGCTGTCCTGAGTGCCGTCCTGGCCCTTCTGAGACCAGCCAACCTAATTCCCCGTATTGTGGAAATGAGCATGAGTCCCCCAGACCCCTTGTTTCTATACATTCTATGTTGTCTTTTAAAAAGTGTGCTTAACATTgacacaataaatgttggagcTTTAGGTggtgtttgcttgttctttaattattaatGCTTATAAGACAATGCAGTGCAGCTGCTTAAGACTGTATTTCTGTACCCGTTTTTGCAGACACCCATCGGGTGGGAAGGAGGAACAGATTTGAGGAATGGGTAGGAGGTGTAGGAGGGGAAATAGGTTACTGCTTATCAGATGGCATAAATTTTCAAGGAGAATCAAAATGCAAAACTTGGgaataaatcatagcaatatcaTAATTAATGTAGTAGTAGTGTTGCTGTTTATTAACGCTAAAGTGTGGTTTTCCTAACTGACATAATTTGCATACCATTAAATAATGCATAATATGGCATGCtgaattctgtttttcaaatatatgCTTTTGGTGGCTACCATGCAGGATTTGAATTTGTCTTTTAATCTAGCTCAAGAAAGCTAATGTCATTGGGTTAGTGGTAAATCCCAAAGAAGGTGATGAATATCAGTAGttgtttattaaatattctaattttaggTTCCCAAAACTTCAGCAAATATATCTTAATGcagacaaacacacaaacataaaaCTTCTTTATTACTCACACCAGGAAATTTGGGGAattataaggggaaaaaaatgataggAGGAAAGAGGTCCACATCAGAACACGCTATTGTAATCGTAATAGTGCCCCATTCCTTAGAAATTAGTGACACAAATAAGTTAGGTCTACAAATGAGTGATAAAAATTCCTTCTGGCCCAGTTAATTTGCAAATAACTTTTCTAAGTTTGGTGTTTTCTATTGCCTGGAGATCCAGAAGAGAACTAGAAACAATATAGCATATTAAAATAGGTTTATAAATAATAGAACTCAGACACCTGTGTATTATAGATTTACATATTGGCTGTGAACGTAAGTGGGGAAAATCTTACCCACTCACCCTCTGGCTAGATTACCTAGCCtagtgagaagacagaaaaataattgGCATCCGGATTCTTTCCTGCTTATTCATCATAAACAATGACTCCTCACAGATGTGTGCTGCCTTATAGGTTATACAGTGCTTTCACGTGCATTATTTCATCTGATCCTCATTGGGACAGATCTCACGACTTCCACTTTGcggatggggagactgaggctcaccAAAGTTAATGGCTTGCCCAGGACCACGTCAATGAGAAGGAGAGCAGAGAAGCCAGATGTTCTGATGTCTCATCCAGTTAATTCCACTGAACTCTGTGGCTGGTCAAGGGGATTGTCTCTCCCCGTGTTAGCACACAAGCCATAAAtgttcacaaacacacacatgtatggCTCACACACAGAGATCAAGGATGTCCACTGGTAAAGCACACAAAAGTGTCTCTTCCTACCAACAGCTGTGCACACTGCCAGAGGGAGTTTGGAGCAAGCAGCCCTTCTTGCCATCATTTCCTTTCCCTAGTGGCTTTTCCATGACAAATAAATAACCCTGATTAACTAGGTGGCCTGGATGAGTTTTTGAGAGTTCCTCTCATCTAGGTGAGATGGGACCTCCAGACAAGTGTTACTTCTTAAAG
This genomic stretch from Balaenoptera acutorostrata chromosome 12, mBalAcu1.1, whole genome shotgun sequence harbors:
- the BCL11A gene encoding B-cell lymphoma/leukemia 11A isoform X6, yielding MSRRKQGKPQHLSKREFSPEPLEAILTDDEPDHGPLGAPEGDHDLLTCGQCQMNFPLGDILIFIEHKRKQCNGSLCLEKAVDKPPSPSPIEMKKASNPVEVGIQVTPEDDDCLSTSSRGICPKQEHIAGKDEPSSYTCTTCKQPFTSAWFLLQHAQNTHGLRIYLESEHGSPLTPRVGIPSGLGAECPSQPPLHGIHIADNNPFNLLRIPGSVSREASGLAEGRFPPTPPLFSPPPRHHLDPHRIERLGAEEMALATHHPSAFDRVLRLNPMAMEPPAMDFSRRLRELAGNTSSPPLSPGRPSPMQRLLQPFQPGSKPPFLATPPLPPLQSAPPPSQPPVKSKSCEFCGKTFKFQSNLVVHRRSHTGEKPYKCNLCDHACTQASKLKRHMKTHMHKSSPMTVKSDDGLSTASSPEPGTSDLVGSASSALKSVVAKFKSENDPNLIPENGDEEEEEDDEEEEEEEEEEEEELTESERVDYGFGLSLEAARHHENSSRGAVVGVGDEGRALPDVMQGMVLSSMQHFSEAFHQVLGEKHKRGHLAEAEGHRDTCDEDSVAGESDRIDDGTVNGRGCSPGESASGGLSKKLLLGSPSSLSPFSKRIKLEKEFDLPPAAMPNTENVYSQWLAGYAASRQLKDPFLSFGDSRQSPFASSSEHSSENGSLRFSTPPGELDGGISGRSGTGSGGSTPHISGPGPGRPSSKEGRRSDTCSSHTPVRRSTQRAQDVWQFSDGSSRALKF
- the BCL11A gene encoding B-cell lymphoma/leukemia 11A isoform X4; translation: MSRRKQGKPQHLSKREFSPEPLEAILTDDEPDHGPLGAPEGDHDLLTCGQCQMNFPLGDILIFIEHKRKQCNGSLCLEKAVDKPPSPSPIEMKKASNPVEVGIQVTPEDDDCLSTSSRGICPKQEHIAGKDEPSSYTCTTCKQPFTSAWFLLQHAQNTHGLRIYLESEHGSPLTPRVGIPSGLGAECPSQPPLHGIHIADNNPFNLLRIPGSVSREASGLAEGRFPPTPPLFSPPPRHHLDPHRIERLGAEEMALATHHPSAFDRVLRLNPMAMEPPAMDFSRRLRELAGNTSSPPLSPGRPSPMQRLLQPFQPGSKPPFLATPPLPPLQSAPPPSQPPVKSKSCEFCGKTFKFQSNLVVHRRSHTGEKPYKCNLCDHACTQASKLKRHMKTHMHKSSPMTVKSDDGLSTASSPEPGTSDLVGSASSALKSVVAKFKSENDPNLIPENGDEEEEEDDEEEEEEEEEEEEELTESERVDYGFGLSLEAARHHENSSRGAVVGVGDEGRALPDVMQGMVLSSMQHFSEAFHQVLGEKHKRGHLAEAEGHRDTCDEDSVAGESDRIDDGTVNGRGCSPGESASGGLSKKLLLGSPSSLSPFSKRIKLEKEFDLPPAAMPNTENVYSQWLAGYAASRQLKDPFLSFGDSRQSPFASSSEHSSENGSLRFSTPPGELDGGISGRSGTGSGGSTPHISGPGPGRPSSKEGRRSDTCEYCGKVFKNCSNLTVHRRSHTGERPYKCELCNYACAQSSKLTRHMKTHGQVGKDVYKCEICKMPFSVYSTLEKHMKKWHSDRVLNNDIKTE
- the BCL11A gene encoding B-cell lymphoma/leukemia 11A isoform X1: MSRRKQGKPQHLSKREFSPEPLEAILTDDEPDHGPLGAPEGDHDLLTCGQCQMNFPLGDILIFIEHKRKQCNGSLCLEKAVDKPPSPSPIEMKKASNPVEVGIQVTPEDDDCLSTSSRGICPKQEHIADKLLHWRGLSSPRSTHGALIPTPGMSAEYAPQGICKDEPSSYTCTTCKQPFTSAWFLLQHAQNTHGLRIYLESEHGSPLTPRVGIPSGLGAECPSQPPLHGIHIADNNPFNLLRIPGSVSREASGLAEGRFPPTPPLFSPPPRHHLDPHRIERLGAEEMALATHHPSAFDRVLRLNPMAMEPPAMDFSRRLRELAGNTSSPPLSPGRPSPMQRLLQPFQPGSKPPFLATPPLPPLQSAPPPSQPPVKSKSCEFCGKTFKFQSNLVVHRRSHTGEKPYKCNLCDHACTQASKLKRHMKTHMHKSSPMTVKSDDGLSTASSPEPGTSDLVGSASSALKSVVAKFKSENDPNLIPENGDEEEEEDDEEEEEEEEEEEEELTESERVDYGFGLSLEAARHHENSSRGAVVGVGDEGRALPDVMQGMVLSSMQHFSEAFHQVLGEKHKRGHLAEAEGHRDTCDEDSVAGESDRIDDGTVNGRGCSPGESASGGLSKKLLLGSPSSLSPFSKRIKLEKEFDLPPAAMPNTENVYSQWLAGYAASRQLKDPFLSFGDSRQSPFASSSEHSSENGSLRFSTPPGELDGGISGRSGTGSGGSTPHISGPGPGRPSSKEGRRSDTCEYCGKVFKNCSNLTVHRRSHTGERPYKCELCNYACAQSSKLTRHMKTHGQVGKDVYKCEICKMPFSVYSTLEKHMKKWHSDRVLNNDIKTE